GCCCTCGACAATCGGCGCGATGGAAGAGAGATAGGCATTCGGGGTGATACGGGTGAAATCCTGTTGCAGATAGTCCGGCACAATCAGTGCATTCACCAGCCTGTCTTCCAGCATCACCGGAACGCCGTTTTCATAATGACAAATTAGCGAATGGAACAGGCGGCTGCCTTTCGGCAGATTAAAAGCCAGCGCTTGCTGGGCATCTGCATGCAGTTGGGTCAGCTCCAGCACTCTGGCATGATGGCGATGACCGCGGCTGGCAATCTCATCGGCAATGTTGTTGATTTCCAGCAGCGCCGACTGCCCGCGCACTTCGGCGACAAAGGTGCCAACGCCCTGCATGCGCACCAGCAGCCCTTCGGCGGTCAGTTCACGCAGCGCGCGGTTAATGGTCATTCGGCTGTAGCCAAACTGACTGACCAGCTCGCTTTCAGACGGCACGCGGTAGTTCACCGGCCAGGCGCCGCTGTGGATATTGGTTTTGATCATGCTCTTCACCCTTTCATAGAAAGGGGCGGGCTGATCGAGATGCGTCTCGCCTGCGGCTGCTTTAAAAATTTCGCTTTGCTCCATTAACCCTTTCCTCGGCCGGATGACCGTTGAAGTTTACTCTACGCACAATTGGATGTATATATATAAACATGTATATACATCTTCTATAACGGCAGGCGGTGAGGGGATATATGACGGTATATTTCGCGGCAAAAGCATTGTTGCCGCAGGGCTGGGCGGAGAATGTCCGCATTACGGTTTCCGCACAGGGCATCATCACCGCGCTGGAAAGCGGTAGTCAGCCAGACGACCACACAATTTGCCTGGACGGTTTCCTGGTGCCGGGCATGCCAAACCTGCATTCGCACGCCTTTCAGCGTGCCATGGCCGGGCTGACCGAAGTGGTGGGCGATCCGGCAGACAGCTTCTGGACATGGCGCGATTTGATGTACCGGCTGGTGGATAAAATCACCCCCGAGCAACTGGAAACCATCGCCAGCTATCTGTACATCGAAATGCTGAAGGCCGGTTATACCTCGGTGGCCGAGTTTCACTATTTGCACCACGATCGCGGCGGAAAACCTTATGCGCAGCCTGCAGAGCTGGCGTTGCGTATTTCGCAAGCGGCGAAAACGGCGGGCATTGGCCTGACGTTACTGCCGGTGCTTTACAGCTTCGCCGGTTTTGGCGGGCAGCCAGCGACCGCCGGGCAGAGCCGCTTTATTCATGATACGGAAGGCTATCTGGCGCTGCATGAGGCGCTGACATCGCAGCTTGCGGCTGAGCCGATGCAGCGTACCGGGCTGTGCTTCCACTCGCTACGGGCCGTTACGCCGGAGCAGATGCAGCATGTGCTCAACGCCTGCCCGCAACCGCAGCCGATGCATATTCATATTGCCGAGCAGCAAAAAGAGGTCGATGACTGCGTGGCCTGGTCCGGGCTGCGTCCGGTGGAGTGGCTTTACC
The Kosakonia oryzae genome window above contains:
- a CDS encoding formimidoylglutamate deiminase, whose product is MTVYFAAKALLPQGWAENVRITVSAQGIITALESGSQPDDHTICLDGFLVPGMPNLHSHAFQRAMAGLTEVVGDPADSFWTWRDLMYRLVDKITPEQLETIASYLYIEMLKAGYTSVAEFHYLHHDRGGKPYAQPAELALRISQAAKTAGIGLTLLPVLYSFAGFGGQPATAGQSRFIHDTEGYLALHEALTSQLAAEPMQRTGLCFHSLRAVTPEQMQHVLNACPQPQPMHIHIAEQQKEVDDCVAWSGLRPVEWLYQHMPVDEQWCLIHATHLTPQETQQIAASGAVAGLCLTTEANLGDGIFPGPDYLAQQGRWGIGSDSHISVSVSEDLRWFEYGQRLNKQRRNLLHLPDEPYIGNVLYQGALQGGRRALGQAIGQLATGHRADMLLLDSRDPFLAAAGDRERLNRWIFACSTNPIKRVMTGGRWVIEEGRHAQEEQVTAAFIKVMQQLVA
- the hutC gene encoding histidine utilization repressor, producing the protein MEQSEIFKAAAGETHLDQPAPFYERVKSMIKTNIHSGAWPVNYRVPSESELVSQFGYSRMTINRALRELTAEGLLVRMQGVGTFVAEVRGQSALLEINNIADEIASRGHRHHARVLELTQLHADAQQALAFNLPKGSRLFHSLICHYENGVPVMLEDRLVNALIVPDYLQQDFTRITPNAYLSSIAPIVEGEHIIEAVNVPRSECVYLEIDEHTPCLQVNRRTWTGRQDKKIVTSVRLVYPGSRYRLEGSMRK